The following are encoded in a window of Candidatus Dormiibacterota bacterium genomic DNA:
- the ggt gene encoding gamma-glutamyltransferase — protein sequence MGERPLMGGWPAQEARRAPHGMIASVNPLASAAGLRVLRDGGNATDAAIAAGAVLTVVEPWSGQLGGDAFLLVAAAERGTVTAINGSGAAPHHATIDRYLALGRIPESGWLAASVPGIVDAWQVALERFGTRPLGTLLEDAIRYAQTGFPLTARQARQNAEMAATAAEFPDTRAVFFPDGRRPEAGFRLRQPDLARTLRTIQTEGAAAFYRGPIARAIVAASNRGGGLFSERDLAEHRTDVLDAIQATYRGWTVLEQPPVSQGLIVLIALKILDGLDLPSDPADRVHLQVEAHKLALRERLEHVGDPAFSPTAIDHLFSKERGHALAQRIDRRRAAALQHEAAGQADTTYLCVVDEARNVVSYIHSLYAGNGVVAGDTGILLNNRMNCFSLDPNSPNRLAPGKRPVHTLNSWMLLENGKPQIVGGTPGSFWQVQTNLQLITNLIDLGMPLQAALDAPRWTMGGQTTWSDSGLSLEARFGDAVIGSLRERGHTVRAIGDWAAGGAAQVIRIEDGMLTGGGDPRPGTSSVIGY from the coding sequence TTGGGTGAACGCCCACTGATGGGCGGCTGGCCGGCACAGGAGGCGCGGCGCGCGCCGCATGGCATGATCGCGAGTGTCAACCCGCTGGCGAGTGCGGCGGGCCTCCGGGTGCTGCGCGACGGCGGGAACGCGACGGACGCCGCGATCGCGGCTGGAGCGGTGCTCACCGTGGTCGAGCCGTGGAGCGGTCAGCTGGGGGGCGACGCGTTTCTCCTGGTGGCGGCGGCCGAGCGGGGTACCGTGACGGCGATCAACGGCAGCGGGGCCGCTCCGCACCACGCCACCATCGACCGCTATCTGGCCCTCGGTCGAATTCCCGAGTCGGGCTGGCTGGCGGCCAGCGTCCCGGGCATCGTTGACGCCTGGCAGGTGGCGCTCGAGCGCTTTGGCACGCGGCCGCTGGGCACGCTGCTCGAGGACGCGATCAGGTACGCGCAGACAGGTTTTCCCCTCACGGCCCGGCAAGCGCGCCAGAACGCCGAAATGGCCGCCACCGCCGCCGAGTTCCCCGACACCAGGGCGGTCTTCTTTCCCGATGGGCGGCGGCCCGAGGCCGGTTTTCGGCTTCGGCAACCCGACCTTGCCCGTACGCTGCGGACCATCCAGACGGAAGGAGCGGCGGCGTTCTATCGCGGTCCCATCGCCCGGGCGATCGTGGCAGCCTCCAATCGAGGCGGTGGGCTCTTTTCCGAACGCGACCTGGCCGAGCACCGCACGGACGTCCTCGACGCGATCCAGGCGACGTACCGCGGCTGGACGGTCTTAGAGCAGCCACCGGTGTCCCAGGGGCTGATCGTACTGATCGCGCTCAAGATCCTGGACGGCCTCGATCTGCCCAGCGACCCGGCGGATCGCGTCCACCTCCAGGTGGAGGCCCACAAGCTGGCCCTGAGGGAACGCCTCGAGCACGTTGGGGATCCCGCGTTCTCCCCCACCGCGATCGACCACCTGTTCTCAAAAGAGCGCGGCCATGCCCTGGCGCAGCGGATCGACCGGAGGCGCGCCGCGGCCCTCCAGCACGAAGCGGCCGGCCAAGCGGATACAACCTATCTCTGCGTGGTGGACGAGGCACGCAACGTGGTGTCCTACATCCACAGTCTCTACGCCGGCAACGGCGTGGTGGCGGGCGACACCGGCATTTTGCTCAACAACCGGATGAACTGCTTCAGCCTCGATCCGAATAGCCCCAACCGGCTGGCGCCGGGCAAGCGGCCCGTACACACGCTGAACTCCTGGATGCTGCTGGAGAACGGGAAACCTCAGATTGTCGGCGGTACGCCCGGGTCGTTCTGGCAAGTCCAGACCAACCTGCAGCTCATCACCAACCTGATCGACCTCGGCATGCCCCTTCAGGCCGCACTCGATGCGCCCCGCTGGACGATGGGCGGACAGACCACCTGGTCGGACTCCGGCCTCAGCCTCGAGGCCCGCTTCGGCGATGCCGTCATCGGGTCGCTGCGCGAACGCGGCCATACGGTGCGGGCGATCGGCGACTGGGCCGCGGGGGGAGCGGCCCAGGTCATCCGGATCGAGGACGGGATGCTAACCGGAGGCGGCGATCCGCGACCGGGTACCAGCAGCGTGATCGGCTATTGA
- a CDS encoding alpha/beta fold hydrolase, with amino-acid sequence MALSTKSVWSSPAEPAQLQPFRFRGGTRGILLIHGFAGTPPEMRGMGQFLAAGGYDVMGPLLAGHGLTPEAMAATRWPDWVRSAEDALAELQRDCADVFVGGQSLGGTLVLHLAATHPEVRGAFTMGAMSSPVYFRDWRIKAIRGLKYVVRWHEPGDDVDLGDPSAVRLLHSYARRPTVCIESLMSLLRVVDRELPRIAIPSLITHGRRDRTVDVANAPHILATIGSADKRLIWFERSGHAITVDLEHDTLFATVLDWVNAH; translated from the coding sequence ATGGCGCTCAGCACGAAATCCGTCTGGAGCAGCCCGGCCGAGCCCGCGCAGCTGCAACCATTCCGTTTTCGCGGTGGAACCCGGGGAATCCTCCTGATCCACGGCTTTGCCGGGACGCCCCCGGAAATGCGCGGCATGGGGCAATTCCTCGCCGCGGGCGGCTACGACGTCATGGGGCCGTTACTCGCCGGACACGGGCTCACGCCCGAGGCGATGGCCGCCACCCGCTGGCCCGACTGGGTCCGCTCCGCCGAGGATGCTCTCGCGGAGCTTCAGCGTGACTGCGCCGACGTGTTCGTCGGCGGCCAGTCGCTGGGCGGCACGCTGGTCCTCCACCTGGCGGCCACCCATCCCGAGGTGCGCGGCGCCTTCACCATGGGGGCGATGAGCTCGCCCGTCTACTTCCGCGATTGGCGGATCAAGGCGATTCGCGGGCTCAAGTACGTGGTGCGCTGGCATGAGCCTGGTGACGATGTCGACCTCGGCGACCCCAGCGCCGTGCGTCTGCTGCATAGCTACGCCCGCCGTCCCACCGTCTGCATCGAGAGCCTGATGTCGCTGCTACGCGTCGTCGACCGGGAGCTGCCGCGCATCGCCATCCCCTCGCTGATCACCCATGGCCGCCGCGATCGGACCGTCGACGTCGCCAACGCGCCGCACATCCTGGCGACCATCGGCTCGGCCGACAAGCGGCTGATCTGGTTCGAGCGCTCGGGCCACGCCATTACCGTCGACCTCGAGCACGACACCCTCTTCGCGACGGTGCTGGATTGGGTGAACGCCCACTGA
- a CDS encoding lipopolysaccharide assembly protein LapA domain-containing protein has product MAIVGWLVALALGIVLALFSVGNQQPAVINVVGATYKDIPTWVVMLACAAIGALMVLVISLVDRVRWYMASRFTKKVLSEHKKMIVQRDNRISELEQEVLRLRGAA; this is encoded by the coding sequence ATGGCGATCGTCGGGTGGCTCGTCGCGTTGGCGCTCGGTATCGTGCTCGCCCTCTTTTCGGTGGGCAACCAGCAGCCGGCGGTCATCAATGTTGTTGGCGCTACCTACAAGGACATCCCCACGTGGGTCGTGATGCTCGCCTGCGCCGCCATCGGCGCGCTGATGGTCCTCGTCATCAGCCTCGTCGATCGGGTGCGCTGGTACATGGCCAGCCGCTTCACCAAGAAAGTCCTGTCCGAACACAAGAAGATGATCGTCCAGCGGGACAACCGGATCAGCGAGCTGGAGCAGGAAGTGCTTCGGCTCCGCGGAGCCGCCTGA
- a CDS encoding glycoside hydrolase family 3 N-terminal domain-containing protein: MAALPAALGPSSARPTAQVARVVPTTTPTPSPSPMTPSATPDPRPAPLTVDMAVGQMMAASFGGPNITDGLRHLILDEKVGTVLIFSDNFTDAASLLRLTTELQRLGREAGLPAPLLIAVDEEGGRVMRIHDGVAALPSELELGARGPDGVRGAVAATASGLHALGIQLDLAPVADLRWNPADGVIGDRSFGSDPRAVGPLVAAAVNGLHDGGVAATLKHFPGLGGAAGDPHSAMPTDPESLARWAATQALSFKAGIDAGADAVMTTSLVVPGLDPSGTPALFSRAVVTGLLREQLQFQGVIVTDGLGMGGITTLYGLPQATIAAVVAGNDLVLLNSADAAYEASAIEMVKQQVRSGAIPMDQVQASAARVIAMRARWPAWAPSAVDVSAAPPTIDSASSRR, from the coding sequence ATGGCGGCGCTTCCGGCCGCGCTAGGCCCAAGCTCGGCGCGCCCAACCGCCCAGGTCGCGCGCGTCGTCCCGACGACCACGCCGACCCCGTCACCGAGTCCCATGACGCCATCAGCCACGCCCGACCCACGACCGGCGCCCTTGACGGTCGACATGGCCGTCGGTCAGATGATGGCGGCGAGCTTCGGTGGGCCGAACATCACCGATGGGCTCCGCCACCTCATCCTGGACGAGAAGGTGGGCACGGTGCTGATCTTCAGCGACAACTTCACCGACGCCGCCAGTCTTCTCCGGTTGACCACGGAGTTGCAGCGGCTCGGACGCGAAGCCGGCCTACCGGCGCCGCTCCTGATCGCGGTCGACGAAGAGGGTGGCCGGGTGATGCGGATCCACGACGGTGTAGCCGCGCTTCCCTCAGAACTGGAGCTCGGTGCCCGCGGTCCGGACGGCGTCCGAGGGGCAGTGGCGGCCACGGCGTCCGGCCTTCACGCGCTCGGCATCCAGCTCGACCTCGCCCCGGTCGCGGACCTACGGTGGAATCCGGCCGACGGCGTGATCGGCGACCGCTCGTTCGGAAGTGATCCGCGCGCGGTCGGGCCGCTCGTTGCCGCCGCCGTCAACGGCCTGCACGACGGAGGGGTCGCCGCGACCCTCAAACACTTCCCCGGGCTCGGTGGGGCGGCCGGTGATCCGCATAGCGCCATGCCAACCGACCCTGAGAGCCTCGCACGCTGGGCCGCGACCCAGGCGCTCAGTTTCAAAGCGGGGATCGATGCGGGTGCTGATGCCGTGATGACCACCTCGCTGGTCGTTCCCGGTCTCGACCCGAGTGGGACGCCGGCGCTCTTTTCCCGTGCGGTCGTCACCGGCCTGCTGCGCGAGCAGCTGCAGTTCCAGGGCGTGATCGTGACCGACGGCCTTGGCATGGGCGGGATCACCACGCTCTACGGGCTACCGCAAGCGACCATCGCCGCGGTGGTGGCGGGCAACGACCTGGTGCTGCTGAACAGCGCTGACGCCGCCTACGAGGCGTCAGCGATCGAGATGGTCAAGCAGCAAGTGCGCAGCGGCGCGATCCCGATGGACCAGGTGCAGGCGTCCGCGGCGCGCGTGATCGCCATGCGCGCGCGCTGGCCGGCCTGGGCGCCATCGGCAGTCGACGTGTCGGCGGCGCCGCCGACGATCGACTCAGCCTCGAGCCGCCGCTGA
- a CDS encoding alpha-isopropylmalate synthase regulatory domain-containing protein — MTFDPHEKPVYDGIVLKVISAPELARNLDPILQALEESGTSLIVKHHDQPAALLVRFDAYVAMLATMDYSGWERWIEEVRAAFPTSVFAPPRRPKSVFPAFIDPEDIGYAPQHGQLGTAAGRRRLAEELGTMGIGLDEQQLGSVYSLVLSLAERKRVLYAEDLKLAVDEALGRSTPGRYALKDVQVHSQSGVSCNAEVSLTDDGTVKTGSATGTGTLDAVFRAIQDVTGVLAELEDFSLAAATQGTDALGEAVVTLSQGSHVVIGRAMALDVIEAAAKAYVNALNWLVRDKNPHPGPPPQAGEGEVLPVGRKS, encoded by the coding sequence ATGACGTTTGACCCGCATGAAAAGCCGGTCTACGATGGCATCGTGCTCAAAGTCATTTCCGCTCCTGAACTCGCCCGCAACCTCGATCCCATTCTTCAGGCTCTGGAGGAAAGCGGCACCTCGTTGATCGTCAAACATCACGATCAGCCCGCGGCCCTGCTGGTCCGCTTCGACGCCTATGTTGCCATGCTGGCGACGATGGATTACTCCGGGTGGGAGCGCTGGATCGAGGAAGTGCGAGCGGCCTTCCCGACATCCGTATTCGCGCCACCACGCCGGCCCAAATCCGTTTTCCCCGCATTCATCGATCCCGAGGACATTGGTTACGCGCCGCAGCACGGGCAGCTTGGCACTGCAGCGGGGCGGCGCCGGCTCGCCGAAGAACTGGGGACGATGGGCATTGGGCTGGACGAGCAGCAGCTGGGATCGGTCTACTCGCTGGTGCTGAGCCTTGCCGAGCGCAAGCGCGTGCTCTATGCCGAGGATCTGAAGCTGGCCGTCGATGAGGCACTCGGCCGAAGCACGCCCGGGCGGTATGCCCTCAAAGACGTCCAGGTGCATTCACAGAGCGGGGTGTCGTGCAACGCGGAGGTCTCCCTCACCGATGACGGCACCGTCAAAACCGGCAGCGCGACCGGGACCGGGACGCTCGATGCAGTCTTTCGCGCTATTCAGGACGTGACTGGTGTGCTGGCGGAGCTCGAAGATTTCAGCCTCGCGGCGGCGACCCAGGGCACGGACGCGCTGGGCGAGGCGGTCGTGACGCTGAGCCAGGGATCGCACGTCGTCATCGGCCGCGCGATGGCACTGGACGTCATCGAGGCGGCAGCGAAGGCCTACGTGAATGCGCTCAATTGGCTGGTGCGAGATAAGAACCCCCACCCAGGCCCTCCCCCGCAAGCGGGAGAGGGAGAAGTGCTGCCGGTGGGGAGAAAAAGCTAG
- a CDS encoding RtcB family protein → MSWKSAVKDSGKGYYTLHAQEIGSVPVRLFLTPNLLDQVEESIYPQIVNAASFPGVKLVAITPDVHHGYGVPIGTVLLTDAETGAVAMGPVGFDICCGMMSASSDVPLSAATPDNRLRFNREVTRRVALGPGKVSRTPLKSLTQKQFEAIIRGGAAYYAERYGERVDRTRTERDRLPVDDSWQPPWGGQGRPERGVPQLGTLGGGNHFIELQVNLGTDTLYVQLHSGSRGFGHGLATNYFHLAKGENPAIKALDLGYFTPESAHYRDYLNAVAAGGNFAIVNRLVMFEQISMAFEEVFGKPLSLVYEISHNLVQREHHPEFGWVHVHRKGATRAFPAGYDDPQAGHPILIPGSNRDSSFILRAADQAHASGYSVNHGSGRRMSRNAAKKVLKQDVVNTAYREAGIVVNTDGVVPIDESKDCYKSSREVVEAVTRAGLATIEHELRPLASIKGTE, encoded by the coding sequence GTGAGCTGGAAGTCAGCCGTCAAGGATTCGGGCAAGGGCTACTACACGCTGCACGCGCAGGAGATCGGATCCGTCCCGGTACGGCTGTTCCTCACGCCCAATCTGCTCGACCAGGTCGAGGAGTCGATCTATCCGCAGATCGTGAACGCCGCCAGCTTTCCCGGTGTCAAGCTGGTCGCGATCACGCCCGACGTGCACCACGGCTACGGGGTGCCCATCGGCACGGTGCTCCTGACGGACGCGGAGACCGGTGCCGTGGCCATGGGTCCCGTGGGATTTGACATTTGCTGCGGAATGATGTCCGCCTCCAGCGATGTGCCGCTGAGCGCCGCGACGCCCGACAATCGGCTGCGGTTCAATCGGGAGGTCACGCGGCGCGTGGCGCTTGGACCCGGCAAGGTCAGCCGTACGCCGCTCAAGAGCCTGACGCAGAAGCAATTCGAAGCGATCATCCGCGGCGGCGCCGCCTACTACGCGGAGCGCTATGGCGAGCGGGTGGACCGAACGCGCACCGAGCGTGACCGGCTCCCCGTCGATGACTCGTGGCAGCCACCCTGGGGCGGTCAGGGACGCCCCGAGCGCGGCGTTCCCCAGCTCGGCACCTTGGGCGGCGGCAACCACTTCATCGAACTACAAGTCAACCTGGGCACCGACACGCTATACGTCCAACTGCACTCCGGCAGCCGCGGCTTTGGCCACGGGCTGGCGACGAACTATTTCCACCTCGCAAAAGGGGAAAACCCGGCCATCAAGGCGCTCGACCTTGGCTATTTCACGCCAGAGTCAGCGCACTACCGCGATTATCTGAACGCGGTGGCGGCCGGCGGGAACTTCGCCATCGTGAACCGGCTTGTCATGTTCGAGCAGATCTCGATGGCATTCGAGGAGGTCTTTGGCAAACCACTTTCGCTTGTCTACGAAATCAGCCACAACCTCGTCCAGCGCGAGCACCATCCCGAGTTCGGTTGGGTCCACGTGCACCGCAAGGGCGCAACGCGCGCGTTTCCAGCCGGCTACGACGACCCGCAGGCCGGACACCCGATTCTCATCCCGGGAAGCAACCGGGACTCGAGCTTCATCCTCCGGGCGGCGGATCAGGCCCATGCGAGTGGCTATAGCGTCAACCACGGGTCCGGCCGCCGTATGTCGCGCAACGCCGCCAAGAAGGTCTTGAAACAGGACGTCGTCAATACGGCCTATCGCGAAGCGGGCATCGTCGTGAACACCGACGGCGTGGTCCCCATCGACGAGTCAAAGGACTGCTACAAATCGTCTCGCGAGGTCGTCGAAGCCGTCACCCGGGCGGGTCTTGCGACGATCGAGCATGAGCTGCGGCCCCTGGCGTCGATCAAAGGAACGGAATGA
- a CDS encoding citrate synthase gives MSTTKAGLEDVIAANSAICDIIGAQGKLTYRGIDIHDLARNSSFEETTYLLWFGSLPTREALHQFSAQLASHRALPTQILTLMNDFPRSATPMDALRTALSALAFYDPQAHDASREANVAKAMRVTAQTATIIAAYEQIRRGRKPVDPEPDGSHAENFLRMLFGAEPDPLYVRAMDLALILHADHELNASTFAARVTAATLADMYSAIVSAIGALAGPLHGGANEQVMKMLQKLGEPSHVEAYVTERLAAHQKISGFGHRVYRTEDPRATHLREMSRELGEHIGNLRWYEISRKLEEVVMQKKHLYANVDFYSASCYFTMGIPIDMFTPVFAVSRVAGWSAHVLEQYADNRLIRPRAEYLGEKDVAYVPIDRRVKAAS, from the coding sequence ATGTCGACAACCAAAGCCGGCCTCGAGGATGTCATTGCGGCGAACTCCGCGATCTGCGACATCATCGGTGCGCAGGGCAAGCTGACCTATCGGGGCATCGACATCCACGACCTGGCCCGGAACTCCTCCTTCGAGGAAACGACCTACCTGCTGTGGTTCGGATCACTGCCGACCCGCGAGGCGCTGCATCAGTTCAGCGCCCAGCTGGCGTCACACCGAGCGCTCCCCACCCAGATCCTGACGCTGATGAACGACTTTCCGCGGAGCGCGACCCCGATGGACGCGCTGCGGACCGCCCTCTCGGCGCTGGCCTTCTACGATCCGCAGGCGCACGACGCGTCCCGCGAGGCGAACGTGGCGAAAGCCATGCGAGTGACCGCGCAAACGGCGACGATCATCGCGGCGTACGAACAGATCCGGCGGGGCCGCAAGCCCGTCGACCCGGAACCTGATGGGAGCCACGCGGAAAATTTTCTGCGGATGCTCTTCGGCGCGGAGCCTGATCCGCTCTATGTCCGGGCGATGGACCTGGCCCTTATCCTTCACGCGGATCACGAGCTCAACGCGTCAACGTTTGCCGCGCGGGTGACCGCGGCCACCCTGGCCGACATGTATTCGGCGATCGTGTCGGCGATTGGCGCGCTGGCGGGTCCCCTGCACGGCGGCGCCAACGAGCAGGTGATGAAGATGCTGCAAAAACTCGGCGAACCGTCTCACGTCGAGGCCTATGTCACCGAGCGGCTCGCCGCGCATCAGAAGATCTCAGGCTTCGGCCATCGCGTGTACCGCACCGAAGACCCGCGGGCCACTCACTTGCGGGAGATGTCGCGAGAGCTCGGAGAACACATCGGCAACCTTCGCTGGTACGAGATTTCGCGCAAGCTCGAGGAGGTGGTGATGCAGAAGAAACACCTCTATGCCAACGTCGACTTCTACTCGGCGTCCTGTTACTTCACCATGGGGATTCCGATCGACATGTTCACGCCGGTCTTCGCCGTCAGCCGGGTGGCGGGCTGGTCGGCGCATGTGCTCGAGCAGTACGCCGACAACCGCCTGATCCGGCCGCGGGCCGAGTACCTGGGGGAGAAGGACGTCGCCTACGTCCCGATCGACCGGCGGGTCAAGGCCGCCAGCTAG
- a CDS encoding HNH endonuclease, whose amino-acid sequence MISKRRLVVLLTKQRVTFIDDVARQAVEQAMARRCFGQDVVIVRLLSNIQIPRRLLRANRRNLLLRDDGTCQYCGKGMPSSQLSVDHVVPTSRGGAANSWENQVIACRRCNGRKGNRLLSEAGMRLVRPPRALTQEFAHLIFLRYPQLKHAYDRLLSSARAAV is encoded by the coding sequence GTGATCAGTAAGCGGCGGCTGGTCGTCCTGCTGACCAAGCAGCGCGTCACCTTCATTGACGATGTTGCCCGGCAGGCGGTCGAGCAAGCAATGGCGCGGCGTTGCTTTGGTCAGGACGTTGTCATCGTCCGGCTGCTGTCCAACATCCAGATCCCCAGGCGCTTGCTGCGGGCGAACCGGCGAAACCTCCTCCTGCGCGACGATGGCACCTGCCAGTACTGCGGCAAAGGGATGCCGTCCTCGCAGCTCTCCGTCGATCACGTCGTGCCAACCTCGCGTGGGGGTGCCGCCAACAGCTGGGAGAACCAGGTAATCGCCTGCCGGCGCTGCAACGGGCGGAAGGGCAATCGTTTGCTGAGCGAGGCAGGCATGCGGCTGGTCCGGCCGCCACGAGCGCTAACCCAGGAATTTGCCCACCTGATCTTCTTGCGCTACCCGCAGCTCAAGCACGCCTATGACCGCCTGCTTTCCAGCGCCCGCGCCGCCGTTTAA
- a CDS encoding GlsB/YeaQ/YmgE family stress response membrane protein — protein MHLIVFLIIGGIAGALAGRVVSGHGYGVLMDVVVGVIGAFLGGWLFSTLLGVTSGGLIISFIAAFIGAVILLFLVRLVTGNRAAA, from the coding sequence ATGCATCTCATCGTGTTTCTGATCATCGGCGGTATCGCGGGCGCCCTGGCCGGGCGGGTCGTAAGCGGCCACGGGTACGGAGTGCTCATGGATGTCGTTGTCGGCGTCATCGGCGCGTTCCTCGGCGGGTGGCTGTTCTCGACGTTGCTCGGTGTGACCAGCGGCGGACTGATCATCAGCTTCATCGCTGCATTCATCGGCGCCGTGATCCTGCTGTTCCTGGTCCGGTTGGTGACCGGTAATCGGGCGGCGGCCTGA
- a CDS encoding HD-GYP domain-containing protein, whose product MAAARNASRKGRQRSQDPAESLINLSNERLTGLFRWTLLIFAVILNNLNPAPGYDQGRINAILAAWGVVCLSTVLLLFLHQRPGRAFSYTTTAVDMLVATMITYASGGYQSPFAVLFFLVITVSALRFGAGGSVLCALLVAVLYLTAGAVAPLQNGTYLATVSDERSIILQRLFLFVVVAVVGSVMARAVSAHQELVTRRDVEAKLMTEVNMALANAIEAKDSYTRGHSERLAKLAGACAERMGLSRDEAAAVRLGAILHDVGKIGIPDRILRQSMALTEDEMAWMRRHPQIGADIIGPVEGLHHVAPLIRHHHEKFDGTGYPKGLKGEDIPLGSRIISVADAFEAMVADRIYRPSLGLNKALEEIKAGRGSHFDPRVVDAFLDLIATDTVHLPLPTKDQGQKLVPSRPDEPVQTAA is encoded by the coding sequence ATGGCCGCCGCCCGCAATGCGTCGCGCAAGGGCCGGCAGCGCTCCCAGGACCCGGCCGAGAGTCTGATCAACCTCAGCAATGAGCGGCTCACCGGACTCTTTCGGTGGACGCTGCTGATCTTCGCCGTCATCCTCAACAACCTCAACCCGGCACCCGGCTACGACCAGGGCCGGATCAACGCCATCCTCGCAGCCTGGGGCGTCGTATGCCTGAGCACGGTGCTGCTGCTGTTCTTGCATCAACGTCCGGGGCGAGCCTTCAGCTACACGACTACCGCGGTCGACATGCTGGTGGCGACGATGATCACCTACGCCTCCGGCGGCTACCAGAGCCCCTTCGCCGTGCTCTTCTTCCTCGTCATCACCGTATCCGCACTGCGGTTCGGGGCCGGCGGCTCCGTGCTCTGCGCGCTGCTGGTCGCCGTGCTCTACCTGACAGCGGGCGCCGTCGCACCGCTGCAGAACGGCACATACCTCGCCACCGTCTCGGACGAGCGATCGATCATCCTGCAACGGCTGTTCCTCTTCGTGGTCGTGGCCGTGGTCGGCTCGGTGATGGCGCGCGCCGTATCGGCCCACCAGGAGCTCGTGACCCGTCGTGACGTTGAGGCCAAGCTGATGACCGAGGTCAACATGGCGCTGGCCAACGCCATCGAGGCGAAAGACAGCTACACCCGTGGGCACTCGGAGCGGCTGGCCAAGCTGGCGGGCGCCTGCGCTGAGCGGATGGGCCTGTCGCGCGACGAGGCGGCCGCGGTCCGTCTGGGCGCGATTCTCCATGACGTCGGCAAGATCGGGATCCCGGACCGGATCCTCCGGCAATCGATGGCGCTCACCGAAGACGAAATGGCGTGGATGCGGCGTCATCCTCAGATCGGCGCCGACATCATCGGTCCGGTCGAGGGCCTGCACCATGTCGCCCCACTGATCCGGCACCACCACGAAAAATTTGACGGCACCGGCTACCCGAAGGGCCTCAAAGGCGAGGACATTCCGCTGGGGTCGCGCATCATCTCGGTCGCCGATGCCTTCGAGGCGATGGTGGCCGACCGGATCTACCGCCCGTCGCTTGGCCTCAACAAGGCGCTCGAAGAGATCAAAGCCGGTCGCGGGAGCCACTTCGACCCGCGGGTGGTCGACGCCTTCCTCGACCTGATCGCAACCGACACGGTGCATCTGCCACTGCCAACCAAGGACCAGGGCCAGAAGCTGGTGCCCAGCCGGCCGGACGAGCCCGTCCAAACCGCCGCCTGA
- a CDS encoding MBL fold metallo-hydrolase, with the protein MEVAPGIFRLELPMPFELKHVNVYLLRDGDAFTLIDTGLQTDESRQALNQKLAELKVAVRRINRILITHIHPDHFGLAGELRDRSGAELIIHRLEVALMEPRYARAEDLVYDVGKWLSLNGVPEEDAEFLKSASMGAREYVSVVEPDTLLEGAERLPIDDSELEVIWTPGHSPGHCCFYWPARRVLLSGDHLLPKISPNIGLHPQSGADPLDDYIASLERVRRLDVETVLPAHGDPFFDHRSRIKEIVEHHEARKAALVRLATGAPKSGWQLAADLFQGIMQRNVFQQRLALQETLAHCQSLAVEGRLHKQVSRELVTWRAA; encoded by the coding sequence GTGGAAGTCGCGCCCGGCATTTTTCGGCTAGAACTCCCCATGCCGTTCGAGCTGAAGCATGTGAACGTTTACTTACTGCGCGACGGCGACGCCTTTACCCTGATCGACACGGGCCTGCAGACCGATGAATCCCGACAGGCCCTGAACCAGAAGCTGGCCGAACTAAAAGTCGCTGTCCGGCGGATCAATCGCATTTTGATCACACACATCCACCCGGATCACTTCGGCCTTGCCGGGGAGCTGCGTGATCGATCCGGCGCCGAGCTCATCATTCATCGCTTGGAAGTTGCGCTGATGGAACCTCGCTATGCGCGCGCCGAAGACCTGGTGTACGACGTTGGCAAGTGGCTGAGCCTCAACGGAGTCCCTGAGGAGGACGCGGAGTTCCTCAAGAGCGCATCGATGGGCGCCCGTGAATACGTGTCGGTCGTCGAACCGGACACCCTGCTCGAAGGTGCGGAGCGGCTGCCCATCGACGATAGCGAGCTCGAAGTCATCTGGACACCGGGCCATTCGCCGGGCCACTGTTGTTTCTACTGGCCGGCGCGCCGCGTGCTCCTGTCGGGCGATCATTTGCTGCCGAAGATCAGCCCCAACATCGGCTTACACCCGCAATCCGGCGCGGACCCGCTTGACGATTACATCGCGTCGCTGGAGCGCGTCCGCCGCCTCGACGTTGAAACCGTTCTGCCCGCGCATGGCGATCCCTTTTTTGATCACCGCAGCCGCATCAAGGAAATCGTCGAGCACCATGAGGCGCGCAAGGCCGCGCTGGTCCGCCTCGCCACTGGCGCTCCGAAATCGGGCTGGCAGCTGGCGGCCGACTTGTTCCAGGGCATCATGCAGCGCAACGTCTTCCAGCAGCGCCTCGCGCTGCAGGAAACGCTGGCGCACTGTCAATCGCTCGCGGTCGAGGGCCGGCTGCACAAGCAGGTCAGCCGCGAGCTGGTGACCTGGAGGGCCGCCTAA